Proteins from one Corynebacterium epidermidicanis genomic window:
- a CDS encoding GNAT family N-acetyltransferase: MITQQDLYPPFALRMRCAGLELNVINDDDLLEIAAISAAEIFVDPTCSWVFDWATVPAPQRYRSTAAFHWSMRASHTPEKWTLPFVVRRGAEIVGKIDLRKTGPTTGDTGSFVLAQHQGKGYATLMRHAVVTLAFTELTMTTATTDWHPDNLASARVSEKLGYKDRSLLIDDYLASPRPDVEISGISPLLLNFLGVEGLGAT; this comes from the coding sequence ATGATTACCCAGCAAGATCTTTACCCACCGTTCGCGCTGCGGATGCGCTGCGCGGGGCTTGAGCTCAACGTCATCAACGACGATGACCTTCTTGAAATTGCGGCGATCAGCGCTGCCGAGATCTTCGTAGATCCAACGTGTTCCTGGGTATTCGACTGGGCAACAGTCCCCGCCCCGCAGCGCTACCGAAGTACGGCGGCGTTCCACTGGTCGATGCGGGCCTCGCATACCCCGGAGAAATGGACTTTGCCGTTCGTGGTGCGCCGGGGAGCGGAGATCGTTGGCAAGATCGACCTGCGCAAAACCGGACCGACAACCGGTGACACCGGAAGCTTTGTTCTCGCCCAACATCAGGGTAAGGGCTACGCAACGTTGATGCGGCACGCAGTGGTCACGCTAGCTTTCACGGAACTTACGATGACCACAGCCACCACCGATTGGCACCCCGACAATCTCGCCTCGGCGCGGGTCAGTGAAAAGCTGGGGTATAAGGATCGAAGCTTGCTTATCGACGACTACCTGGCCTCACCACGCCCCGACGTGGAGATCTCCGGGATCTCGCCACTACTCTTGAACTTTTTGGGAGTGGAAGGTTTAGGTGCCACCTAG